GCTTGTTGCGCATCTCGATCACGTCGCCGGGGACGCCCTCGCAGCGCTTGATGTAGTCCTGGGAGGGGTCCATGGGATTGCGGAACACGATCACGTCGCCGTGGCGGGGGTCGCGGATCCGGGGCAGCTGGAACAGCAGCTTGTCGGTGAACGGCACGGTGATCTTCGCGCCGTAGAGGAACTTGTTCACGAACAGGAAGTCGCCCACCAGCAGGGTGTCCTCCATGGACGCGGACGGGATTCGGAACGCCTGGAGCACCACCATGCGGATGATCACGGTGAGCACCACCGCGAACAGGATCGCTTCGGCGTATTCCCTCACCCCGGATTTCCTTCCTGCGCCCGCTCGAGCCTTGCCTGCCAAACCGGCCTCCTGGTTCAGGGCTTGTCCACCTTGAGGACCGCGAGGAAGGCCTCCTGCGGGACCTCCACGCGCCCTATCTGCTTCATACGACGCTTGCCTTCCTTTTGTTTCTCCAGCAGCTTGCGCTTACGCGTGATGTCGCCGCCGTAGCACTTGGCGATCACGTTCTTGCGCATGGCGCCGATGGTCTCGCGCGCCACCACCCGCCCGCCGATGGCGGCCTGGATCGCCACCTGGAACATGTGCCGGGGAATCAGCTCCTTGAGCCGGCTGGCGATGTGACGGCCCCAGTCGTGCGCCTTGTCGCGGTGCACGATCGCCGAGAGCGCGTCCACCGGCTCGCCGTTCAGGAGGATGTCCATCTTCACCAGGTCGGCGGCCTGGTAACCGCACGGTTCGTAGTCGAAGCTCGCGTACCCCTTGGACAGCGACTTCAGGCGGTCGTAGAAATCGAGCACGATCTCGCTCAGGGGCAGCGTGTAATTGAGGCGCACCCGGCGCGTGTCGAGGTACTCCATGCCGCCGAAGATCCCACGCCGCTCCTGGGCCAGCTGCATGATGTTGCCCACGTAGTCCGAGGGCACCAGCACCGTGGCCTTGACCACCGGCTCCTCGATCTCCTCGATCACGGTGGGGTCGGGCATCAGCACCGGGTTGTCCACCACCGCCAGGGTCCCGTCGCTGCGCAGCACGTGGTACTCCACGCTGGGCACGGTGGCCAGCAGGTTCACGCCGTACTCGCGGCGGAGTCGTTCCTGGACGATCTCCATGTGCAGCAGGCCCAGGAACCCGCACCGGAACCCGAACCCGAGCGCGATGGAGGTCTCCGGGGTGTACTTCAGCGAGGAGTCGTTCAGGATGAGCTTCAGCAGCGAGTCGCGCAGCAGCTCGTAGTCGTCGGTGTTCACCGGGTACAGGCCGCTGAACACCATCGGCTTCATGGGGCGGTATCCCGGCAGCGGCAGGGTCCCGGTGGCGCCGGCGTCGCACACCGTGTCGCCCACGGTGACGTCGCGCACCTCCTTCATGCCCGCCACCACGTAGCCCACCTCCCCCGCCACCAGCTCGGAGCGCGGCTCGAAGCTCATCTTGAAGTGGCCCACCTCGCCCACCTCGAACTCCTCGCCGTTGGACAGCAGCCGGATGTGCCCGCCCGGCTTGACCGTGCCCTCCATCACCCGCACGTACACGATCACCCCGCGGTAGGGGTCGAACTGGGAGTCGAAGATGAGAGCGCGCAGCGGATCGCCGGCGTCGCCCCTGGGCGCCGGCAGGTCCCGCACCACCAGCTCCAGCAGTTCGTCGATCCCGGTGCCCTGCTTGGCGCTCACCCGCGCGATGTGCTCCGGGTCCAGCCCCAGGGTGTCGCGGATCTCCTGCTCCACCTCGTCCGGGCGCGCCGCGGGCATGTCCACCTTGTTGATCACCGGCAGGATGGTCAGGCCCTGGTCCAGTCCCAGGAACAGGTTCGAAATGGTCTGGGCCTGCACCCCCTGCGTGGCGTCCACGAGCAGCAGGGCCCCCTCGCAGGCGGCCAGGCTGCGCGACACCTCGTAGCTGAAGTCCACGTGCCCCGGCGTGTCGATGAGGTTCAGGATGTACTCCGTGCCGTCGCGCGCGGTGTAGTCCATGGAGATGGGGTGTGACTTGATGGTGATGCCGCGCTCGCGCTCCAGGTCCATGTCGTCCAGGACCTGCGCCATCATCTCGCTCTTGCGCAGCGTGTGCGTCGCCTCCAGCAGGCGGTCCGCCAGGGTGGACTTCCCGTGGTCAATGTGGGCGATGATACAGAAGTTGCGAAAGCGATCCGGTGTCATTCCGCTCCGTGCGCGCTGCCGCGACGCCAGCCCACGCGCAGGCCCAGGAACGCCTGCCCGCGCCGGCCCGGAAGGGCCGTCACCGGTGTCACGTCGAAGTTCTTGAAGTGGGCATCCACGTAGGCGTCCAGCATGGACAGTCCGACCGCGCCGACGGTCCACCAGATGAACCCGGCGCGCCGGTCGCGGGCGCTCTGCAGGGAGATCCCGATGCTCAGGCTGTCGTCCAGGGTGGGCGCGGCGCGCAGGCTGTCTTCGGCCCGCCCCACGTCCCGCCCCGCCGACACCGCCGATCCCGCGAGGTATCCCTCCAGGCCGGCGACCAGGACCGCCTTCCACCACTTGCCGTTGGTCAGCTGCCCCCAGCCGGGGAGCAGCGCCGAGCGCAGCATGACCGAGTACGGCTTGGGCCTAGGATACGCGATTGCCGGCGGCGGGGTCGAGTCGGAAGATGCCCCCGGCGCGAAGCGCGGATCGGCCTCGCCGGGCTTCTCGTAGACCGGGAACGCCACGGCGGAATCCGCTGCGGAGAGGAGATTTGGCGCGTGCCCGGCGCCACGGCCCGGGCCTGCGCCGGAGGCGGTGTCCACGGCGGTGGAGTCCCCGGGCAGGCTGTCCGGGAACGCCCCCAGGGTATCCGGATTGCCGGGCAGGCGGGAGGTCGGCAGCCTCAGCCGGGGCGGCCGCGGGCCGTGGATGAGGCCCGAGGTATCGGTGGGGGCGCGTACGCCGACGATGGCGGCAGCGGAATCCGGCGCCTCCGCCGCTCCCGAGGCTGCCGCCGCGGGCCGGGCCGGCGGCTCCCGTTCGGCCGTTGCCGCCGCCGGCACCGCCAGCGCGCAGGCGGCCAGCAGCGCCGGCAGGATCAGAAGATGGCGGGAGTGCATGGGAATCGAACCCACCCACGACGTGAACCACGCCGCACACGAGGATTTGAAGTCCTGGAGGGTCACCAGACCCTACCCACTCCCGAAGGAACCACCGCGGCCTCCGGCATCAGACCACCCGCAGGAGCTTCCGCCCGCGGCGCAGCGCCCGCCCGACGACGTGCGCCTCGCGCACCTTGCCGCGCCGCAACCCGTCCAGCAGCCGGCCCAGCCGGGACCGCGGCACCGCGATCAGCAGCCCGCCGCTGGTCTGCGGGTCGCATAGCGCCCGCCGGAGCTCCAGCGGCACATGCGCGGCGAAGCCCGTGAGGGGTGAAACGAATTCCAGGTTGGCCGTGAGCCCGCCCGGGAAGCAGCCGGCCGCCAGGTACTCCTCCACGCCGGGCAGCAGCATCACCCTCGAGGCGTCGATCTCCAGCGTGACCCCGCTGGCGGCGGCGATGTTCCGCGCGTGGCCCAGCAGGCCGTAGCCGGTGACATCCGTGGCGGCGCGCGCGCCGGCGGCCAGCATGGCGCGCGCGGCCCCCGCGTTCAGGGATCGCATCAGCGCGGTGACCCGGCGCAGCAGCGCCGGCGGCAACAGCCCCCGCTTGAGCGCGGTGGTCAGCACGCCGGTGCCCAGCGGCTTGGTGAGCACCAGCACGTTGCCGGGCGCGGCACCCGCGTTGGTGACCACCCGGCGGGGGTGCACCAGCCCCGTGACCGCGTAGCCGAACTTCAGCTCGCGGTCCTTGATCGAGTGCCCGCCGATGACCTCCACCCCCGCGCGGCGCATCACCTCGTTGCCGCCGCGCAGGATCTGCGCCACCGAAGCGTCGCTCACGCCGGTGGCCGGCACTCCCAGCAGGCCCAGCGCGGTCACCGGCCGGCCGCCCATGGCGTACACGTCGGAGAGCGCGTTGGTCGCGGCCACCGCGCCGAAGTCGCGCGGCGAGTCCAGCACCGGGGTGAAGAAATCCACCGTTTGCACCAGTGCTTCCGTGGCCGACAGCCGGTACACGCCGGCGTCGTCCCACGTCTCGGGGCCCACCAGCACGCGCGAGGAGGCGCGCCTCCGTGGCAGGCTCTTGAGCACACGGGCCAGGACCCCCGGCCCGAGCTTGGCGGCTCAGCCTGCGCACTCCACCTGCGCGGTGAGGCGCACGCGGGCCAGGTCGCGCCGGTTCAGCGGGCGGCCCATGCCTCGATTTCCACACGCGCCGCCTTGGGCAGCCCCAGCACCGCCACGGTGGAGCGGGCCGGCGGCGACTCGCCGAAGTGACGCGCGTACACCTCGTTCATGGCGGTGAACTCGCCCATGTCCGCGAGGAACACGGTGGTCTTCACCACGTTGGCCAGGGTCATCTCCTGGGCGGCCAGGATGGCGGCCAGGTTCTTCAGGGCCCGCTCCGTCTCGGCCTGCACCCCCCCGGGCACCATCTCCCCGGTGGCGGGGTCCAGGCCCAGCTGCCCGGCAGTGGCCACGGGCCGGGTGATGCCCTGGGGCGTGGCGTTGACCGCCATGCCCTGGCTGTAGGGGCCGATGGCCGCGGGGGCCTGGTCCGTCTTCACCGGTTGAAGGTTCCGCATGGGATCTCCCGCCCGCGGAGGACGCGGGCGTCATCCGGGGCAACGGGCCGGCCGTCCCCGAAACGTCGGAAGCCGGCGGCTGTGCCGGGACGGCCGGGCGGCCGCCCCTATTCTACCGTGACGCTCTTGGCCAGGTTGCGGGGCTGGTCCACGTCGCAGCCGCGCGCCACGGCCATGTAGTAGGCCATCAGCTGCAGGGGGATCACCGAGAGCACCGGCGTGAGCATGTCCTCGGTGCGCGGGATGTAGATCACGTGGTCGGCCCGCTTGCGCACCTGGTCGTCGCCCTCGGTGGCCACGGCGATGATCTTGCCCCGCCGCGCGCGCACTTCCTCCATGTTGCTGACCACCTTCTCGTACGCGCTGTCCTGCGTGCAGATAAACACGACCGGCATGTTGTCGTCAATCAACGCGATGGGGCCGTGCTTCATCTCCGCGGCCGGGTAGCCCTCGGCGTGGATGTAGGAGATCTCCTTGAGCTTGAGCGCGCCCTCCAGGGCCACCGGGAAGTTGTAGCCGCGCCCCAGGTACAGGAAGTTGTTGTGGTGCGAGTACAGCCGGGCGATGGTCTCGACCTCGCGGTGGCGCTTGAGGATCTCGTCCACCTGGCCCGGCAGCGCCTTCAGCGCGCGGGCGATGCGCACGCCGTCCTCGCGGCTCATCTCGTGGAGGCGTCCCAGCTGCAGCGTCAGCACCGCCAGCGCGGTCACCTGCGAGGTGAACGCCTTGGTGGAGGCCACCCCGATCTCCGGGCCGGCGTGGATGTACACGCCGCCGTCCGACTCGCGGGCGATGGTGGAGCCCACCACGTTGCAGATGCCCAGCGAGCGGGCGCCCTTGCGCCGGGCCTCGCGCATGGCGGCCAGCGTGTCGGCGGTCTCCCCGGACTGGCTCACCACCAGGACCACCGTGTTGGGCCGGATGATGGGGTTGCGGTAGCGGAACTCGGAGGCGTACTCCACTTCCACCGGGATGCGCGCCTGGTCCTCGAGCATGTACTCACCGATCATGCCCGCATGCCAGCTGGTGCCGCAGCCCAGGATGATGATCCGCTCGATGCGCCGCAGCTCCTCGTCGGTCATGTTGAGGCCGCCCAGCTTGGCGGTGCCCTCGTCGGGCTGCACGCGGCCGCGGATGCCGTTCTCGATCGAGGTCGGCTGCTCGAAGATCTCCTTGAGCATGAAGTGGGCGAAGCCGCCCTTCTCCACCTCGGAGAGGTTCCAGCTCACCTCGGTCACGTCCTTGCTCACCTTGTCGCGGTCCACGGTCATGGTCTGGAACCCGTCGCGGGTGACCACCACCACTTCCCCGTCGTCCAGGTACACCACGCGCTTGGTGTGCGCCAGCAGGGCCGCGACGTCGGAGGCCAGGTAGTTCTCCTCGTCGTTGAGGCCCACCACCAGCGGGCTGCCCAGGCGCGCGCCCACCAGCTTGCCCGGCTCGTCGCTGCTGATCACGGCGATGCCGTAGGTGCCTTCCACCATCTGCAGCGCCTGGCACACCGCCTCCTCCAGCGGACCCTTGTGGAACTTCTCCACCAGGTGGACCAGCACTTCCGTGTCGGTCTGGCTGTCGAAGACGTGGCCCTCGCTCTCCAGCATCTGGCGCAGCACCTGGTAATTCTCGATGATGCCATTGTGGGCCAGCGCGATGCGCCTGCGCCCGTCCATGTGGGGGTGGGCGTTCACGTCGTTGGGCTCGCCGTGGGTGGCCCACCGGGTGTGGGCGATGCCGGTGGTGCCCGCGGGGGTGTTGCCCCGCAGGCGCTCCTCGAGCATGCGGATCTTCCCCGCCGCCTTCACCACGCGCAGGGCGCCGTCCTCGAGCACCGCCACGCCGGAGGAGTCATAGCCGCGGTACTCCATGCGCTTGATGCCCTCGAGCAGCATGGGCACCCCGTTGCGGTTGCCGACGTAGCCTACGATCCCGCACATGCTCTACACCTCCAGGGCCGTCCGCCACGCCTGCTCGGCGCGGCGGCACAGGTCCGCCGCCCGGCCGGCCTCGCGGGCCTCGGCCAGGATGCGGCTGATGGGTTCCGTCCCCGAGGCGCGCAGTTGCACCCACGCGTCCTCGTAGTCCACCCGGATACCGTCGCGCTCGTCGAAGCGCCCGTCCGGGAACGCGGTCTTCACGGCCTCGCGCAGCCGCTCCGGCGCGGCGCGGCCGGCCTGCTTCGTCTTCACGATGTGAAACGCCGGCAACGACCGGACCCAGGCGGACAGCGTGCCGCCGCGCCTGGCCAGACCGGCCAGCAGGACCGCGGCCGCCGCCGAGCCGTCGCGACCCATGTGGCACTCGGGCAGAATCAGCCCGCCGTTGCCCTCGCCGCCCACCACCGCTCCGTGCTCCCGCATGCCCTGCACCACGTGGGCCTCACCCACCGGGGTGCGGAACAGCTGCGAGCCGTGTGCGCGCGCCACCTCGGCGGTGAGGTTGCTGGTGGAAAGATTGATCACCACCGGGCCCGGGGCAAGCCCCAGGACGTGGTCGGCGGCCAGCGCCAGGGTGTACTCCTCGCCGATCGGGGTGCCGGTTTCGTCCACCACCGCCAGCCGGTCGGCGTCCGGATCGTGGGCGAGGCCCAGGTCGGCTCCCAGCCGGCGCACCTCGGCGCCCAGGTCCCCGAGATTCTCGGGCACCGGTTCGGCGCCGCGCGAGAAGCGGCCCGTGGGCTCGCCGGCCATCACCGTGAGTCTACACCCCAGCGATTCGAGAAGCGGAGCGGTCACCACCGCGCCGGCGCCGTGGGCGCAGTCCAGGACCACCTTGAAGGCACGCTTCCGGATGGCCGCCGGGTCAATGCACGAGAGCCCCAGCACGCGCTTCAGATGCGCCGCCGCGGCTCCGGGTTGCTCGCGCAGGGCCCCCAGCCGGTCGTAGGGCGCCCACTTCTGAAGGCCCTGCTCGAAGATCCGGAGCATCTGGGCGGCGTCGTGCGCGCACAGGAAACTGCCCTGGGGCCCGATGAACTTGAGCGCGTTCCATTCCGGGGGATTGTGGCTGGCGCTCACCACCAGGCCGCCGCGGGCGGGCAGCTGCTCCACCGCCAGCTGCACCGTGGGAGTGGGCACGATGCCCAGGACCAGCACATCGCCGCCCACCGCCTGCACGCCGCACGCGGCGGCGGCCAGGACCAGCGGGCCGGAAACGCGCGAGTCGCGGCCGATGGCGATGGGCCCCCCGCCGCAGAAGGTGGCGTGGGCCGCGGCGAGCCGGGAGACCAGGTCGGGGGTCAGGCCGTCGCCCACCACACCCCGGGCGCCGCTGACGGAGATCACGAGTGGCATGCGGTCCGTCCAGGTCGAAAAAGGAAAGGTCCGAGCCGGCGCGGTGGCCGGACCGGACCGGGTCGTTTCCAAGGGATGGAGCTGGTGAGCGGAATCGAACCGCTGACCTGCTCATTACGAGTGAGCTGCTCTACCAGCTGAGCTACACCAGCTCCGGAAACGATTCCGCCGCGCCCCCTGCGGGCACGGCCGGGCGGAAACATGGTGCGACCCCCCAGAATCGAACTGGGGACACCCAGATTTTCAGTCTGGTGCTCTACCAACTGAGCTAGGGTCGCAAAGCCCTGTCACGCTACCACATCGTCCCGAGGCCGGTCAACATCCCCCGGGCCCTAGGCGGCGCGGGCGGGGTCGTGGCGCTGGAGCGCCTCGCGGACCCGGGCCTTGAGCTCGTCCAGGTTCGCCGACTTTACCACGTAGGCCTCGG
Above is a window of Candidatus Eisenbacteria bacterium DNA encoding:
- the lepA gene encoding elongation factor 4 codes for the protein MTPDRFRNFCIIAHIDHGKSTLADRLLEATHTLRKSEMMAQVLDDMDLERERGITIKSHPISMDYTARDGTEYILNLIDTPGHVDFSYEVSRSLAACEGALLLVDATQGVQAQTISNLFLGLDQGLTILPVINKVDMPAARPDEVEQEIRDTLGLDPEHIARVSAKQGTGIDELLELVVRDLPAPRGDAGDPLRALIFDSQFDPYRGVIVYVRVMEGTVKPGGHIRLLSNGEEFEVGEVGHFKMSFEPRSELVAGEVGYVVAGMKEVRDVTVGDTVCDAGATGTLPLPGYRPMKPMVFSGLYPVNTDDYELLRDSLLKLILNDSSLKYTPETSIALGFGFRCGFLGLLHMEIVQERLRREYGVNLLATVPSVEYHVLRSDGTLAVVDNPVLMPDPTVIEEIEEPVVKATVLVPSDYVGNIMQLAQERRGIFGGMEYLDTRRVRLNYTLPLSEIVLDFYDRLKSLSKGYASFDYEPCGYQAADLVKMDILLNGEPVDALSAIVHRDKAHDWGRHIASRLKELIPRHMFQVAIQAAIGGRVVARETIGAMRKNVIAKCYGGDITRKRKLLEKQKEGKRRMKQIGRVEVPQEAFLAVLKVDKP
- the selD gene encoding selenide, water dikinase SelD, which gives rise to MARVLKSLPRRRASSRVLVGPETWDDAGVYRLSATEALVQTVDFFTPVLDSPRDFGAVAATNALSDVYAMGGRPVTALGLLGVPATGVSDASVAQILRGGNEVMRRAGVEVIGGHSIKDRELKFGYAVTGLVHPRRVVTNAGAAPGNVLVLTKPLGTGVLTTALKRGLLPPALLRRVTALMRSLNAGAARAMLAAGARAATDVTGYGLLGHARNIAAASGVTLEIDASRVMLLPGVEEYLAAGCFPGGLTANLEFVSPLTGFAAHVPLELRRALCDPQTSGGLLIAVPRSRLGRLLDGLRRGKVREAHVVGRALRRGRKLLRVV
- a CDS encoding reactive intermediate/imine deaminase (has endoribonuclease activity on mRNA) codes for the protein MRNLQPVKTDQAPAAIGPYSQGMAVNATPQGITRPVATAGQLGLDPATGEMVPGGVQAETERALKNLAAILAAQEMTLANVVKTTVFLADMGEFTAMNEVYARHFGESPPARSTVAVLGLPKAARVEIEAWAAR
- the glmS gene encoding glutamine--fructose-6-phosphate transaminase (isomerizing), producing the protein MCGIVGYVGNRNGVPMLLEGIKRMEYRGYDSSGVAVLEDGALRVVKAAGKIRMLEERLRGNTPAGTTGIAHTRWATHGEPNDVNAHPHMDGRRRIALAHNGIIENYQVLRQMLESEGHVFDSQTDTEVLVHLVEKFHKGPLEEAVCQALQMVEGTYGIAVISSDEPGKLVGARLGSPLVVGLNDEENYLASDVAALLAHTKRVVYLDDGEVVVVTRDGFQTMTVDRDKVSKDVTEVSWNLSEVEKGGFAHFMLKEIFEQPTSIENGIRGRVQPDEGTAKLGGLNMTDEELRRIERIIILGCGTSWHAGMIGEYMLEDQARIPVEVEYASEFRYRNPIIRPNTVVLVVSQSGETADTLAAMREARRKGARSLGICNVVGSTIARESDGGVYIHAGPEIGVASTKAFTSQVTALAVLTLQLGRLHEMSREDGVRIARALKALPGQVDEILKRHREVETIARLYSHHNNFLYLGRGYNFPVALEGALKLKEISYIHAEGYPAAEMKHGPIALIDDNMPVVFICTQDSAYEKVVSNMEEVRARRGKIIAVATEGDDQVRKRADHVIYIPRTEDMLTPVLSVIPLQLMAYYMAVARGCDVDQPRNLAKSVTVE
- the glmM gene encoding phosphoglucosamine mutase encodes the protein MPLVISVSGARGVVGDGLTPDLVSRLAAAHATFCGGGPIAIGRDSRVSGPLVLAAAACGVQAVGGDVLVLGIVPTPTVQLAVEQLPARGGLVVSASHNPPEWNALKFIGPQGSFLCAHDAAQMLRIFEQGLQKWAPYDRLGALREQPGAAAAHLKRVLGLSCIDPAAIRKRAFKVVLDCAHGAGAVVTAPLLESLGCRLTVMAGEPTGRFSRGAEPVPENLGDLGAEVRRLGADLGLAHDPDADRLAVVDETGTPIGEEYTLALAADHVLGLAPGPVVINLSTSNLTAEVARAHGSQLFRTPVGEAHVVQGMREHGAVVGGEGNGGLILPECHMGRDGSAAAAVLLAGLARRGGTLSAWVRSLPAFHIVKTKQAGRAAPERLREAVKTAFPDGRFDERDGIRVDYEDAWVQLRASGTEPISRILAEAREAGRAADLCRRAEQAWRTALEV